A stretch of Acropora muricata isolate sample 2 unplaced genomic scaffold, ASM3666990v1 scaffold_752, whole genome shotgun sequence DNA encodes these proteins:
- the LOC136907679 gene encoding LOW QUALITY PROTEIN: uncharacterized protein (The sequence of the model RefSeq protein was modified relative to this genomic sequence to represent the inferred CDS: deleted 1 base in 1 codon; substituted 1 base at 1 genomic stop codon) — protein sequence MPGMTTNMPKLNTSTVAVQTESQTMSPSALSKGSYTNDIQQTSPGREGQESFLQERQDSLMNTDIEGLKLDLLSLXKKVEENANLLSANIRKQEEHMVSAEGIDYKTRHDYLLSSLRKKEKDIEELEEKCLSFENRVLSLEQENDSLRLALQIIVQEKNECDSRPQKADDRWSLAENTHPAKSMKNKRNQQTITSDNIGTRNRFEPRGNEVQDSFINVNPTPNNEASEDKRNKAPSARHSQTSNVGNRTDRATRISDGERNDQANQSVKKKEVFIVGDSILKNLQGRKISRSAKVKVSSFPGCTTIDMRDHIKPTLRKNDAIVIHVGTNSFRSSTSVRDCAEEIANLATMIGNEYSADLAISGIIPRS from the exons ATGCCCGGAATGACAACTAACATGCCGAAATTGAACACATCTACAGTTGCCGTGCAAACTGAGAGCCAAACAATGTCGCCTTCTGCGTTGTCTAAAGGATCTTACACAAATGATATTCAACAAACGTCGCCCGGTAGAGAAGGGCAGGAAAGTTTTTTACAAGAGCGACAGGATTCTTTGATGAATACTGACATAGAGGGT TTAAAACTTGATCTACTCAGCCTATAGAAAAAGGTAGAAGAAAATGCAAATCTCTTGTCCGCAAATATTCGAAAGCAAGAAGAACATATGGTATCCGCTGAGGGCATTGATTATAAAACGAGGCATGATTATTTGTTGTCGTCTttacgcaaaaaagaaaaggatattGAAGAACTAGAGGAAAAATGCCTGTCCTTTGAAAACCGAGTGTTGTCCTTGGAACAAGAAAATGATTCATTAAGACTGGCTTTACAGATCATTGTCCAAGAGAAGAATGAATGTGACAGTCGTCCACAAAAGGCGGATGATCGCTGGTCCCTTGCGGAAAACACCCATCCGGCGAAAAGCATGAAAAATAAACGCAATCAACAGACAATTACCAGCGATAACATTGGTACTCGCAATAGATTTGAGCCCCGTGGGAATGAGGTTCAAGATAGTTTCATCAATGTAAACCCAACGCCAAATAACGAAGCAAGtgaagataaaagaaacaaggCACCAAGTGCGAGACATTCCCAGACTTCAAATGTTGGAAACCGCACTGATAGAGCAACGCGAATCTCAGACGGTGAAAGGAATGATCAAGCAAATCAATCggtaaagaaaaaagaagtgtTTATAGTTGGTGATTCTATTTTAAAGAACCTTCAGGGACGGAAAATCTCGAGATCTGCAAAAGTCAAAGTTTCCTCGTTCCCAGGATGCACTACTATAGACATGAGAGATCATATCAAACCAACTTTACGAAAAAATGATGCGATTGTGATTCATGTTGGTACTAACAGCTTTCGATCTAGTACATCGGTGCGTGATTGTGCAGAGGAGATTGCCAACCTAGCCACTATGATTGGTAATGAATACTCGGCCGATCTTGCGATATCCGGTATTATTCCAAGGTCCTGA